A single region of the Equus przewalskii isolate Varuska chromosome 26, EquPr2, whole genome shotgun sequence genome encodes:
- the LOC103542786 gene encoding olfactory receptor 13C7-like, which yields MDRSNQTSPMVGFILLGLSAHPGLEKMFFVLILLMYLVVLLGNGVLMLVTTLDSHLHTPMYFFLGNLSFLDICYTTSSVPLILNSFLTPRKTISFSGCAVQMFLSFAMGATECVLLSMMAFDRYVAICNPLRYPVIMSKAVYVPMAISSWAAGLTTSIVQTSQAMRLPFCGDNIINHFTCEILAVLKLACADISINVISMVVANVIFLAIPVLFIFVSYMFIIATILWIPSAEGRKKAFSTCSAHLTVVVVFYGTILFMYGKPKAKDPLGADKQDLSDKLISLFYGVVTPMLNPVIYSLRNKDVKAAMKKLIHQKHLTE from the coding sequence ATGGATAGGTCCAATCAGACTTCCCCCATGGTGGGGTTCATTCTCCTGGGCCTCTCAGCCCACCCAGGGCTGGAGAAAATGTTCTTTGTGCTCATCCTGCTGATGTACCTGGTGGTCCTGCTGGGCAACGGGGTCCTCATGCTGGTGACCACCCTTGACTCCCACCTGCACACGCCAATGTACTTCTTCCTGGGGAACCTCTCCTTCCTGGACATCTGCTACACAACCTCCTCAGTCCCCCTCATTCTCAACAGCTTTCTGACCCCCAGGAAAACCATCTCCTTCTCAGGCTGTGCTGTGCAgatgtttctctcttttgccATGGGAGCCACAGAGTGTGTGCTCCTGAGCATGATGGCATTtgatcgctatgtggccatctgcaacccCCTTAGATACCCCGTGATCATGAGCAAGGCTGTCTATGTGCCCATGGCCATCAGCTCATGGGCAGCTGGTCTCACCACCTCTATAGTTCAAACATCGCAGGCCATGAGGCTGCCGTTCTGTGGGGACAACATCATCAACCACTTCACCTGTGAGATCTTGGCTGTCCTGAAGTTGGCCTGTGCTGACATTTCCATCAATGTGATCAGCATGGTTGTGGCCAACGTGATCTTCCTTGCAATCCCAGTCCTGTTCATTTTTGTCTCCTACATGTTCATCATTGCTACCATCCTGTGGATCCCCTCAGCTGAGGGGAGGaaaaaggccttctccacctgctctgcCCACCTCACAGTCGTGGTCGTCTTCTATGGGACCATCCTCTTCATGTATGGGAAGCCTAAGGCCAAGGACCCGCTGGGGGCAGACAAACAGGACCTTTCAGACAAACTCATTTCCCTCTTCTATGGGGTGGTGACCCCCATGCTCAACCCCgtcatctacagcctgaggaacaaggaCGTGAAGGCTGCTATGAAGAAGCTGATACATCAGAAACACCTAACTGAGTGA